A single uncultured Methanolobus sp. DNA region contains:
- a CDS encoding iron-containing alcohol dehydrogenase, translating to MSGKCSEKAMNIPHGSLPTRKFSAPEIILGDGSRSLIGQYVDSLSGRNVLLVTDPGVIKAGWAGEIEDSINSEGIDIVVYDKVSPNPRSSEVMRGAELYEDEGCDLIVAVGGGSPMDCGKAIGAVASNQCSVLELEGVDEVAMPAPPLICIPTTAGSSADVSQFAIINDEKEQRKFAIISKTMIADLALIDPETTLSMDSQLTAATGMDALCHAFESYVSNASSVMTDMYALEATKLISGYLPKVYDEPDNLVYRDKVMLGSMYAGLAFSNASLGLVHAMAHSLGGYKDSPHGECNAQLLCPVVEFNYPFASEKYKGLEMAMSGNKPVHDNGPEGIVNALENLTEHLGIKSGLSCIGVKESDIEVLSKNAFKDPCLATNPNPASIEDIARLFHDSL from the coding sequence ATGAGTGGGAAATGTAGTGAAAAAGCAATGAATATACCTCATGGCAGTCTTCCGACCCGTAAGTTCTCTGCACCGGAAATAATTCTGGGTGACGGTTCCAGAAGCCTGATTGGTCAGTATGTCGACAGTCTTTCCGGCAGGAACGTTCTCCTGGTTACAGATCCGGGTGTCATTAAAGCAGGTTGGGCCGGGGAAATTGAAGACAGCATTAATTCAGAAGGAATAGATATTGTAGTCTATGACAAAGTCTCCCCTAATCCCAGATCTTCTGAGGTTATGCGGGGAGCCGAACTCTATGAGGATGAAGGGTGTGACCTCATTGTAGCTGTGGGAGGTGGAAGTCCCATGGACTGCGGCAAGGCAATTGGTGCGGTAGCTTCGAACCAGTGCAGTGTTCTGGAACTGGAAGGCGTGGATGAAGTTGCTATGCCTGCTCCTCCTTTGATATGCATTCCAACAACAGCAGGTTCCTCTGCTGATGTATCCCAGTTCGCCATAATCAACGATGAGAAAGAGCAGCGCAAGTTTGCAATAATCAGCAAAACAATGATAGCAGACCTGGCTCTCATCGATCCTGAAACCACCCTCTCAATGGATTCTCAACTGACAGCAGCTACCGGAATGGATGCCCTGTGCCATGCCTTCGAATCATACGTTTCTAACGCTTCTTCAGTGATGACTGACATGTATGCATTGGAAGCAACAAAACTGATCTCCGGGTATTTGCCCAAAGTCTATGATGAGCCTGATAATCTTGTTTACAGAGACAAAGTAATGCTTGGCAGTATGTATGCCGGACTGGCATTTTCAAATGCAAGTCTGGGTCTGGTTCATGCAATGGCACACAGTCTTGGCGGGTATAAAGATTCTCCACACGGAGAATGTAATGCTCAGCTTCTATGCCCCGTTGTTGAGTTCAATTATCCATTTGCATCTGAAAAGTATAAAGGACTTGAGATGGCCATGTCGGGAAACAAACCGGTACATGACAACGGTCCGGAAGGAATTGTAAATGCGCTTGAGAATCTCACTGAGCATCTGGGGATCAAGTCCGGCCTTTCATGCATAGGTGTAAAAGAAAGTGACATTGAGGTCCTAAGTAAAAATGCATTCAAGGATCCATGCCTGGCTACCAATCCGAACCCGGCCAGTATTGAAGACATAGCGAGACTTTTCCATGATTCACTCTGA
- a CDS encoding S-adenosyl-l-methionine hydroxide adenosyltransferase family protein, with product MSVITLTTDFGSLYPASMKGVILSINPAATIVDVTHSVPPIDIRAGAFAIYSVVRHFPPGTIHVGVIDPGVGSDRKAIIVKAGDQWFVGPDNGLLIPPARLLGDVEVYGIIEDRLSEHISSTFHGRDIFAPAAAYLSSGRAVLEIARKTDDYVDMDFSGYTIEKQFIEATVIYVDDFGNIITNIPGEKILDEIEAGTVLSVSGRQMPFLNTYSGVSKWGLIALVGSHGFFEIAVNQGSASRLLHLTNGNSIRIGIMSNR from the coding sequence ATGTCAGTAATTACTCTCACTACTGATTTTGGCTCTCTTTATCCTGCATCCATGAAGGGTGTCATACTCAGTATAAACCCCGCAGCCACAATTGTTGACGTTACTCACTCAGTACCGCCCATTGATATAAGGGCAGGTGCTTTTGCTATCTATTCTGTGGTCAGACACTTTCCTCCCGGGACAATCCACGTAGGCGTTATTGATCCGGGGGTAGGCAGTGACCGTAAAGCGATAATTGTCAAAGCAGGTGACCAGTGGTTTGTAGGGCCTGATAATGGTCTTTTGATCCCTCCGGCACGTCTGCTTGGTGATGTTGAGGTATATGGGATCATAGAAGACAGGCTTTCTGAACATATATCATCAACATTCCATGGCAGGGATATCTTTGCTCCGGCAGCCGCATATTTATCAAGTGGCAGGGCTGTCCTTGAAATTGCCCGTAAAACAGATGATTATGTTGATATGGATTTTTCAGGCTACACGATAGAAAAGCAGTTCATTGAAGCAACTGTTATTTATGTGGATGATTTTGGAAACATAATTACCAACATTCCAGGCGAGAAGATACTTGACGAAATAGAGGCAGGAACTGTTCTTTCTGTATCAGGCAGGCAAATGCCATTCTTGAACACTTATAGTGGAGTTTCAAAATGGGGATTGATCGCATTGGTTGGAAGCCATGGATTCTTTGAGATTGCAGTGAATCAGGGTAGCGCTTCACGCTTGCTCCATCTTACTAATGGAAATAGTATAAGGATAGGGATAATGAGCAACCGTTAG
- a CDS encoding ATP-binding protein — protein sequence MIKHSQAENLYITTDKHDDQLLVVFRDDGIGIEDKKMLFKKGSSSSGYGLFLSKEILSITGIGIRETGIAGEGARFEIIFPYGQYKSVQ from the coding sequence GTGATAAAACATAGCCAGGCTGAAAACCTTTACATAACCACTGATAAGCATGATGATCAGTTGCTAGTGGTTTTCCGGGATGATGGAATTGGCATTGAGGACAAGAAAATGTTGTTCAAAAAAGGCAGTTCTTCTTCAGGATACGGACTTTTTCTGTCAAAGGAGATTCTTTCCATAACTGGTATTGGTATAAGGGAAACAGGAATTGCAGGTGAAGGTGCTCGCTTTGAGATTATTTTTCCTTATGGGCAGTATAAGTCTGTTCAATGA
- a CDS encoding ATP-binding protein, translated as MLPPENDKRQTDLRNKIIGLSDTSHRKSYYPQLKEQIKELRQAMRALKESEEKYRTYVTISPYPIFVIDFYGKFLDVNPEACRVAGYSSEEILGMYISEFILPSRVDNYAQTFSKLQEEGKLSGEFPFMNRQGDIFYLELHAVQIPGNKFLAICMDITERKKAEDEMLRAKIVAENANRTKTEFLANMSHELRTPLNSVIGFSDLLLEGAGGELSEKQLRYLTNISRSGKHLLSIINEILDISRIESGEMTIDKQRILLSEVYDEIHPILKQLADNKNIDFSISLETADTYVYADKVRLKQIFYNLVTNAIKFTENGGSVLIDSTIDGKIIQISVIDTGIGIDSEGMKKLFKPFVQLDSSESRKYEGTGLGLALSKELVELHGGTIWAESEPGKGSSFTFTISVCQ; from the coding sequence TGATCTTCGAAACAAGATAATCGGTTTGAGCGATACTTCTCACAGGAAGAGCTATTATCCTCAGTTAAAGGAGCAGATCAAAGAGCTAAGGCAGGCAATGCGCGCCCTGAAAGAAAGTGAGGAAAAATACAGGACATATGTAACCATATCTCCTTATCCTATTTTTGTAATTGATTTTTATGGCAAGTTCCTTGATGTAAATCCGGAAGCCTGCAGGGTTGCGGGTTATTCCAGTGAAGAGATTCTTGGAATGTATATTTCGGAATTCATTCTTCCTTCCCGGGTGGATAATTACGCACAAACCTTTTCCAAGCTTCAGGAAGAAGGAAAACTTTCAGGTGAATTTCCTTTCATGAATAGGCAAGGGGATATATTTTATCTGGAACTCCATGCAGTGCAGATTCCAGGTAATAAGTTCCTTGCAATATGCATGGACATAACTGAAAGGAAAAAAGCCGAAGATGAGATGCTAAGGGCAAAAATTGTGGCAGAAAATGCAAATCGTACCAAAACAGAATTCCTTGCAAATATGAGTCATGAACTTCGCACACCTTTGAACTCTGTGATCGGTTTTTCAGATCTGCTGCTTGAAGGTGCAGGCGGAGAACTTAGTGAAAAGCAGCTCCGTTATCTTACAAATATATCCCGCAGTGGTAAGCATCTACTTAGCATAATCAACGAGATCCTGGACATTTCCAGGATTGAATCCGGGGAAATGACAATTGATAAACAGAGAATTCTTCTGAGTGAAGTATATGACGAAATCCATCCTATCCTGAAACAACTTGCAGATAACAAGAATATTGATTTCAGTATTTCACTTGAAACCGCAGATACATATGTCTATGCTGACAAGGTCAGGCTTAAACAAATATTTTACAATCTTGTTACCAATGCCATCAAATTCACAGAAAACGGTGGTTCGGTTTTGATAGATTCGACCATTGATGGGAAAATCATCCAGATCTCAGTAATTGATACTGGAATAGGTATCGACAGCGAGGGAATGAAAAAGCTGTTTAAACCATTTGTGCAACTGGATTCATCTGAATCCCGGAAATATGAGGGTACTGGTCTTGGCCTTGCTCTTTCAAAGGAGCTTGTTGAACTTCATGGCGGAACCATCTGGGCTGAAAGTGAACCCGGCAAAGGAAGCAGTTTTACTTTTACTATTTCTGTATGTCAGTGA
- a CDS encoding PAS domain S-box protein has translation MIHSEEDAGKDSLRQKIIGLSETSHRKSYYPQLKEQIIELNTAMDALQESENKYRTLVENVNIGIIRTEPWEGGRILQANPALCKMLGFADEEELLTHPVTDIYLHPEDRADLMDKLKRLGRIKDHKIEFKVRDGSIILCSLTLSAQYDSEGNIKFVDGVAEDITEKEKKSEALRQANNKLNLLSSITRHDIVNQVMVLEGYLLLLAEKVTDPEQIELIRRMKDNIRSIERHIMFTKDYQEIGIHAPEWVGLQQVLKDAMISLDNSQVDIRMDTGDYMIFTESLL, from the coding sequence ATGATTCACTCTGAAGAAGATGCCGGAAAGGATAGCCTTCGGCAGAAGATCATTGGATTAAGCGAGACATCACATCGCAAAAGTTATTATCCTCAGTTAAAAGAGCAGATAATTGAGTTGAATACTGCCATGGATGCTTTGCAGGAGAGCGAAAATAAATATCGCACTCTTGTTGAGAATGTGAATATCGGTATAATCAGAACAGAACCCTGGGAAGGCGGCAGGATACTTCAGGCCAATCCGGCTCTCTGTAAGATGCTGGGTTTTGCTGATGAGGAAGAACTTTTGACTCATCCAGTAACAGATATATATCTTCATCCGGAGGATCGCGCTGATCTGATGGATAAACTGAAGCGACTTGGTAGAATAAAAGATCATAAAATTGAATTCAAAGTAAGGGATGGTTCTATTATTCTCTGTTCTCTCACCCTTTCTGCACAATATGATTCTGAAGGAAATATCAAGTTTGTTGACGGTGTAGCCGAAGATATAACTGAGAAGGAAAAAAAGTCAGAAGCTCTAAGGCAGGCAAACAACAAACTGAATCTCCTGAGTTCCATAACTCGTCATGATATCGTCAATCAGGTAATGGTACTGGAAGGTTATCTGTTACTACTTGCCGAAAAAGTAACAGATCCTGAACAAATTGAACTGATACGGAGAATGAAGGATAATATCAGATCAATCGAAAGGCATATCATGTTCACCAAGGATTATCAGGAAATAGGTATCCATGCTCCTGAATGGGTGGGTCTGCAGCAGGTTCTAAAAGATGCCATGATATCACTGGATAACTCACAGGTGGATATTCGCATGGATACAGGGGATTATATGATCTTCACGGAAAGTCTTCTATAA
- a CDS encoding radical SAM protein, with protein MAKYSPFIAAKAVWQMHIRKRPFVLSHAINSRCNMKCSFCEYWKTEGDEMELQDIFKLLDEARDFGIIVYNAWTVEPLLRKDLPEILAHAKSIGMVTSLITNGLLLEKRIDELTDLDYLSVSVDGTSSYRDIRGVDLDRIMPGILKAKDRIDNPLLLNCVISGKNLNDIEELITMAKDLDVKISFEPMYEFQGIETDTWDRMGIRDISKYHQAVDRIIEMKKEGYPIINSYTYLKMVRDLKPDFTCHANDIILDVTADGSIENCRVYREQIGHINEGIANFWQRTKNIRKEKARNCQKCLFFGYVENSLMYNFNTEVARHYEWM; from the coding sequence ATGGCCAAATATTCACCATTCATTGCTGCAAAAGCTGTATGGCAGATGCACATCAGGAAACGTCCTTTTGTGTTGTCCCATGCCATCAATTCCAGATGTAACATGAAATGCTCATTCTGCGAATATTGGAAAACAGAAGGAGACGAGATGGAACTTCAGGATATCTTCAAACTCCTTGATGAAGCCAGAGACTTTGGAATTATCGTATACAATGCATGGACGGTTGAGCCGCTTCTTAGAAAAGACCTTCCTGAAATTCTGGCTCATGCGAAAAGCATTGGAATGGTGACATCACTTATTACCAACGGACTTTTGCTAGAAAAGCGAATAGATGAACTCACAGACCTTGATTATCTTTCAGTTTCTGTTGACGGGACTTCCAGTTACAGAGATATAAGAGGAGTTGACCTTGATAGAATAATGCCGGGAATCCTTAAAGCAAAAGACAGGATCGACAACCCTCTTCTGCTCAACTGTGTTATCAGCGGAAAGAACCTGAATGATATCGAAGAACTTATCACAATGGCAAAAGACCTGGATGTGAAAATATCATTCGAACCCATGTATGAATTCCAGGGAATAGAAACGGATACCTGGGACAGAATGGGAATACGCGATATTTCAAAGTACCACCAGGCTGTTGACAGGATCATCGAGATGAAAAAGGAAGGCTACCCAATAATAAACTCCTATACATATCTTAAGATGGTACGTGACCTTAAACCTGATTTTACCTGCCATGCAAACGATATAATTCTTGATGTGACAGCCGATGGCAGTATAGAAAACTGCAGAGTATATCGTGAACAAATAGGCCACATCAACGAAGGAATTGCAAACTTCTGGCAAAGGACAAAGAATATCCGAAAAGAGAAAGCACGTAACTGCCAGAAATGCCTTTTCTTTGGTTATGTTGAGAACAGCCTTATGTATAATTTCAATACCGAAGTTGCACGGCACTATGAATGGATGTGA
- a CDS encoding DUF4198 domain-containing protein, which yields MRKILFSLLLIGMLLCSTGIGSAHFTMVFPSDSADSVWDVVPEDYIAELGDTKDVYMMWGHPYEHILFDMSNVPEVSVTKPDGTVEELTVEEVTVDGQDEDGNMGTFLAYKTSFTVDQMGDSVISVKYEDVDEDMVDFTKAVIHCGEEMWMGWDAEVGQDTEIIPYMRPYGMEEGFVFAGQALSNGEALTGADVEIEIYHTLEKGIEIVEAAEEMYPYDAPMVFTRLTKSNAAGDFVYTLDEPGIWFVGATMEPEEGQPVRGVFIVPVIESFPAKAVTAAAAAETHAESSADSASAPGFIASVALAGILGALYTIMRKE from the coding sequence ATGAGAAAAATTCTTTTTAGTTTATTGCTCATTGGAATGCTTTTGTGTTCCACAGGTATAGGAAGCGCTCACTTCACTATGGTTTTCCCAAGCGACAGCGCAGACAGCGTATGGGATGTAGTTCCAGAGGATTACATTGCAGAACTTGGTGACACAAAAGACGTTTACATGATGTGGGGTCACCCTTACGAGCACATTCTTTTCGATATGTCAAATGTTCCTGAAGTTTCAGTTACAAAACCAGATGGAACTGTTGAAGAGCTGACTGTTGAGGAAGTAACTGTTGATGGACAGGATGAAGACGGTAACATGGGAACCTTCCTTGCTTACAAGACATCATTTACAGTTGACCAGATGGGTGATTCAGTCATTTCCGTAAAATACGAAGATGTTGACGAAGATATGGTAGACTTTACCAAGGCTGTAATTCACTGTGGTGAAGAAATGTGGATGGGCTGGGATGCTGAAGTCGGACAGGACACAGAGATCATTCCATATATGAGACCATACGGCATGGAAGAAGGTTTTGTCTTTGCAGGTCAGGCACTTTCCAATGGTGAAGCTCTCACTGGCGCTGATGTGGAAATAGAGATTTATCACACCCTTGAGAAAGGAATTGAGATCGTTGAAGCTGCAGAAGAGATGTATCCATACGATGCACCAATGGTTTTCACAAGACTCACAAAGTCAAACGCAGCAGGAGACTTCGTTTACACCCTTGATGAGCCTGGAATCTGGTTTGTCGGTGCAACAATGGAACCTGAAGAGGGACAGCCTGTAAGAGGAGTATTCATTGTTCCTGTTATCGAGTCATTCCCTGCAAAAGCAGTAACCGCAGCAGCAGCAGCTGAAACACATGCGGAATCATCCGCAGATTCCGCAAGTGCTCCTGGATTCATCGCATCTGTTGCCCTTGCAGGTATACTCGGTGCTCTCTATACAATAATGAGGAAAGAGTAA
- a CDS encoding cohesin domain-containing protein, whose translation MKSCKTFAAISIFVLITLLLAGTANAEISVALAPSQLHVEENDEFTLDIVIESDVNVSGAEMELAYDPTLIEVIAITEGNFFKQEGAKTIFSKGTIDNELGAVTNIYSVIMGDDMMLDREAFATITLQAKDNSGITYLEMQKVVITNSAGDDLTKTDSVTVSNAEIAVGDVELETQEIDMGAASEEEEESPKTSQNSAILAIIAMCCVYIIRTKQ comes from the coding sequence ATGAAAAGCTGTAAAACATTTGCAGCCATTTCTATCTTTGTTCTTATTACACTTTTACTTGCAGGAACTGCAAACGCAGAGATATCAGTTGCCTTAGCTCCATCGCAACTACATGTTGAAGAAAATGACGAGTTTACACTTGACATCGTGATCGAAAGTGATGTAAATGTCTCCGGTGCAGAGATGGAACTGGCATATGACCCCACACTTATAGAAGTTATAGCAATAACCGAAGGTAACTTCTTCAAGCAGGAAGGAGCAAAAACAATATTCTCAAAAGGAACTATTGATAACGAACTTGGGGCGGTGACCAATATCTATTCAGTAATAATGGGAGACGACATGATGCTTGACAGGGAAGCATTTGCTACCATCACACTTCAGGCAAAGGACAATTCTGGAATTACCTACCTAGAGATGCAAAAAGTAGTTATTACTAACTCTGCAGGAGACGACCTTACTAAAACTGACAGTGTAACTGTAAGTAATGCAGAGATAGCAGTTGGTGATGTGGAACTGGAAACTCAGGAGATAGATATGGGAGCCGCATCTGAAGAAGAAGAAGAAAGTCCAAAGACCAGCCAGAACAGTGCAATATTAGCTATAATTGCAATGTGTTGTGTGTATATTATCAGGACAAAACAATGA
- the cbiM gene encoding cobalt transporter CbiM codes for MHISDGVLSFPVIVAGWIIALVMNAVILWRCKSRHDMAEEIPKISIMTGAFFVASLVHVSIGPTSVHLLLTGLLGVILGLMSFPAMLVGLTLQAFLFQHGGITTIGINNVMMGVPALIAYWIFRYGYQKGINASVLGIVCGALGVMLSGIFLALMLITTGEQFTEIAYAVVVAHIPIMIIEGIITGSVVTFILKVRPELLPLDREV; via the coding sequence ATGCATATTTCTGATGGTGTGTTATCTTTTCCGGTAATCGTTGCAGGATGGATAATTGCACTGGTTATGAATGCCGTGATCCTCTGGCGTTGTAAATCCAGACATGACATGGCAGAAGAAATCCCTAAGATATCTATTATGACAGGTGCTTTTTTTGTAGCATCTCTTGTCCACGTGTCCATTGGTCCTACAAGTGTTCACCTGCTTTTGACAGGGCTTCTTGGTGTCATACTGGGATTGATGTCATTTCCTGCAATGCTCGTTGGTCTCACATTACAGGCATTTCTTTTCCAGCATGGCGGTATCACAACCATAGGTATTAACAATGTGATGATGGGTGTTCCTGCTCTGATCGCGTACTGGATATTCAGGTACGGTTACCAAAAAGGTATCAATGCTTCTGTACTGGGTATTGTCTGTGGTGCTCTGGGAGTGATGCTTTCAGGAATTTTCCTTGCTTTGATGCTTATAACCACTGGTGAACAATTCACAGAGATCGCATATGCAGTTGTAGTTGCTCATATTCCTATTATGATAATTGAAGGAATTATTACCGGTTCTGTTGTAACTTTTATACTTAAGGTCAGGCCGGAGTTATTACCACTGGACAGGGAGGTTTAA
- a CDS encoding carboxypeptidase-like regulatory domain-containing protein, whose amino-acid sequence MDSLRLMKILVLLSMVFTICIPAASAHRVYVQETITEIEIKSWFGGGDPMADADVRIYAIKNGEEELYIEDKTDSDGLYYFTPKLGVSEYRVEVSESGHKSEETFTLTGDAVGDTSDAELPLAARIGAGFGYIIGIAGIAMYLSARKSRSE is encoded by the coding sequence ATGGATTCTTTGAGATTAATGAAAATTCTGGTTTTATTAAGTATGGTTTTTACTATCTGTATTCCTGCAGCTTCCGCACACCGTGTCTATGTTCAGGAAACAATTACAGAGATCGAAATCAAATCCTGGTTCGGTGGTGGGGATCCGATGGCAGATGCAGATGTTAGAATATATGCCATCAAGAACGGTGAAGAAGAACTCTATATTGAGGACAAGACTGATTCAGATGGTCTGTATTATTTCACCCCGAAGCTGGGAGTATCAGAATACAGGGTTGAGGTTTCAGAAAGTGGTCACAAGAGTGAAGAGACATTCACTCTGACCGGAGATGCGGTTGGTGACACTTCAGATGCAGAACTTCCACTGGCTGCAAGAATTGGTGCAGGTTTTGGTTATATTATCGGTATTGCAGGAATTGCAATGTATCTCTCAGCACGCAAGTCCAGATCCGAATAA